A single window of Rhizobium sp. SL42 DNA harbors:
- a CDS encoding helix-turn-helix domain-containing protein: MSHDPARGKRVRDAILKRQIHKTLALAAELDVSAAAVSRWQNGGHLSLESACALAELLDISLDWLLLGRGTIDWHRDNSVSAAEIGWIVGLRARPDRIRRLLVELLEAIPPAGPAR; encoded by the coding sequence ATGTCCCATGACCCGGCGCGCGGCAAGCGCGTGCGCGATGCGATCTTGAAGCGGCAGATTCACAAGACACTGGCGCTGGCGGCCGAGCTCGACGTCTCGGCGGCGGCGGTGTCGCGCTGGCAGAACGGCGGCCACCTGTCGCTGGAAAGCGCCTGCGCGCTCGCCGAACTGCTCGACATATCGCTCGACTGGCTGCTGCTCGGGCGCGGCACGATCGACTGGCACCGCGACAATTCGGTCTCAGCGGCGGAGATCGGCTGGATCGTCGGGCTGCGGGCGCGGCCGGACAGGATCCGCCGGCTGCTAGTCGAGCTGCTCGAGGCGATCCCGCCGGCCGGCCCCGCGCGCTGA
- a CDS encoding sunset domain-containing protein produces the protein MKFPTLVIISAAIAFLSAGGQAYLPSPSVGSLPNALNPACKIKGNISAASGERIYHVPGQYWYAESRVLPHRGERWFCTENEARVAGWRKASY, from the coding sequence ATGAAGTTTCCAACGCTTGTCATTATCAGCGCCGCAATTGCATTCCTCAGTGCCGGTGGCCAGGCATATCTGCCGTCACCGAGCGTCGGCTCGCTGCCGAACGCGCTCAACCCGGCCTGCAAGATCAAGGGCAATATCAGCGCTGCCAGCGGCGAACGCATCTATCATGTGCCGGGCCAGTACTGGTACGCCGAATCCCGGGTATTACCGCACCGTGGCGAACGCTGGTTCTGCACCGAGAACGAGGCGCGGGTCGCCGGTTGGCGCAAGGCGAGTTACTGA
- a CDS encoding GGDEF domain-containing protein yields the protein MFPRLRMTADQQNAFLVLRTPARTRLLQSSVIGVCGFYLCCILFDILLLGDVTLLAISLRFGVVLPAALVLMTYVSGDHPIAHKEHAALGVAILGNVCWCIILLASRNPAVLGYFYAAASFQMVVTIAAASPFRPSLIASLLIFVLNYTVIWFLEDSSPAYVLQHMAVYLPTVGMTLLVTYQLESEAIANFLQMQENEVLKRELSRQNKDLARLSVTDPLTRLSNRRGTESELSRLRLEMPQAMENAVVLIIDVDHFKAFNDGYGHGAGDDCLKRVARAMRRALPLDAHLARQGGEEFLAILPATNAENAAIIAEALRRSVRQLGIAHEFTRDRNRHVTVSVGAATGTILNDDDFQSLLDCADQAVYAAKADGRNGWRVNERRPVAQDVA from the coding sequence TTGTTCCCGCGACTTCGCATGACGGCGGACCAGCAGAACGCATTTCTTGTCCTGCGCACGCCGGCCCGGACCCGGCTGCTGCAAAGCTCGGTGATCGGCGTTTGCGGCTTCTACCTCTGCTGCATCCTGTTCGACATCCTGCTGCTCGGCGATGTGACGCTGCTGGCAATCAGCCTGCGCTTCGGCGTGGTTCTGCCGGCGGCCCTGGTGCTGATGACCTATGTCAGCGGCGACCATCCGATCGCGCACAAGGAGCATGCAGCCCTTGGTGTCGCCATCCTCGGCAATGTCTGCTGGTGCATCATACTGCTGGCGAGCCGCAATCCGGCGGTGCTCGGCTATTTCTATGCCGCCGCCTCGTTCCAGATGGTCGTGACCATTGCCGCCGCCTCGCCGTTTCGCCCCAGCCTGATCGCCAGCCTGCTGATCTTCGTGCTCAACTATACCGTCATCTGGTTCCTCGAAGACAGCAGCCCGGCCTATGTGCTGCAGCATATGGCGGTCTATCTGCCGACCGTGGGCATGACACTGCTGGTCACCTACCAGCTGGAAAGCGAGGCGATCGCCAACTTCCTGCAGATGCAGGAAAACGAAGTGTTGAAGCGGGAATTGTCACGGCAGAACAAGGACCTGGCGCGGCTATCCGTGACCGATCCGCTGACCCGTCTGTCGAACCGGCGCGGCACCGAAAGCGAGCTTTCGCGGCTTCGGCTGGAAATGCCGCAGGCGATGGAAAACGCGGTCGTGCTGATCATCGACGTCGATCATTTCAAGGCCTTCAACGACGGCTACGGCCACGGCGCCGGCGACGACTGTCTGAAACGGGTGGCGCGCGCCATGCGCCGGGCCCTGCCGCTCGACGCCCACCTGGCCCGCCAGGGCGGCGAGGAGTTTCTTGCCATCCTGCCGGCCACCAATGCCGAAAACGCGGCGATCATCGCCGAAGCCTTGCGCCGCTCGGTGCGCCAGCTCGGCATTGCGCACGAGTTTACCCGCGACCGAAACCGGCATGTGACCGTCAGCGTCGGCGCCGCGACCGGCACGATCCTCAACGACGACGACTTCCAGTCCCTCCTCGATTGCGCCGACCAGGCCGTCTATGCGGCAAAAGCCGACGGTCGCAACGGCTGGCGGGTGAACGAGCGGCGGCCGGTGGCGCAGGACGTGGCGTGA
- a CDS encoding transglycosylase domain-containing protein — protein MTEDNTPAPEKKPRLKRHFFLRIDSWLDSTLWNAGYDLVEIWEEITIFFRRFRVRGLKKLGFEIAGEAMTLGTAGMVVLLTLAQPALEETKKDWRNHDNFAVTFLDRYGNTIGHRGIIHENLVPIDDLPDHLIKAVLATEDRRFFEHFGIDFLGLARAMTENAKAGTVVQGGSTLTQQLAKNLFLTNERSIERKIKEAFLAVWLEANLSKKEILSLYLDRAYMGGGTFGAAAASQFYFGKSITEVTLAEAAMLAGLFKAPAKYAPHVNLPAARARANDVLTNMVQGGLMSEGQVVSARRNPATVVDRNEAEAPDYFLDWAFDEVQRIAARFKDHTLVVRTTIDTGLQQAADEAVASSLREYGESYNVRQGALVMLESGGAVRAMVGGRDYGESQFNRATRALRQPGSSFKIYTYALAMENGYTPSTMVTDGPISWGNWSPHNYGNSYAGRITIETALAKSINTIPVRLAKEKLGIDAIMQTAKAMGVETPLRKDVTIPLGTTEVTVMDQATAYAVLPAGGYQSRRHGIAQIMNYQGDVLYDFDRDEKPADRILTAQAAAYMNQMMTKIPYIGTARRAALDHGIVTAGKTGTTQAYRDAWFVGYTGNYTGAVWFGNDDYTSTNNMTGGSLPAMTFKKLMDYAHQGIDLKPIPGIENPLPGPDAAKAVADAKPADDPAALPPMVRPRSLSSQSTRLIRDIAAKLRLAAPLGPSANALRGSVDPQQTATAGATTN, from the coding sequence GTGACCGAGGACAACACCCCAGCACCGGAGAAGAAGCCCCGCCTGAAGCGGCATTTCTTCCTGCGGATCGACAGCTGGCTCGACAGCACGCTGTGGAATGCCGGCTATGACCTGGTCGAGATCTGGGAAGAGATCACCATCTTCTTTCGCAGGTTCCGGGTGCGCGGCCTGAAGAAGCTTGGCTTCGAGATCGCCGGCGAGGCGATGACGCTCGGCACGGCCGGCATGGTCGTGCTTTTGACGCTGGCCCAGCCGGCACTCGAGGAAACCAAGAAGGACTGGCGCAACCACGACAATTTCGCCGTCACCTTTCTCGACCGCTACGGCAATACGATCGGCCATCGCGGCATCATCCATGAAAATCTCGTGCCGATCGACGACCTGCCCGATCACTTGATCAAGGCGGTGCTGGCGACCGAGGACCGGCGCTTCTTCGAGCATTTCGGCATCGACTTCCTCGGCCTTGCCCGCGCCATGACCGAAAACGCCAAGGCCGGCACGGTCGTGCAGGGCGGCTCGACGCTGACCCAGCAGCTGGCGAAGAACCTGTTTTTGACCAATGAACGGTCGATCGAGCGCAAGATCAAGGAAGCCTTCCTGGCGGTGTGGCTGGAAGCCAACCTGTCGAAGAAGGAAATCCTGTCGCTCTATCTCGACCGCGCCTATATGGGCGGCGGCACCTTCGGGGCGGCGGCTGCCTCGCAATTCTATTTCGGCAAGAGCATCACCGAGGTGACGCTGGCGGAAGCGGCCATGCTCGCCGGCCTGTTCAAGGCGCCGGCGAAATATGCCCCGCATGTCAACCTGCCGGCGGCGCGCGCCCGCGCCAATGACGTTCTGACCAACATGGTGCAGGGCGGGCTGATGAGCGAGGGCCAGGTGGTCTCGGCCCGGCGCAATCCGGCAACCGTGGTCGATCGCAACGAAGCGGAAGCGCCCGACTATTTCCTCGACTGGGCCTTCGACGAGGTGCAGCGGATCGCGGCGCGCTTCAAGGATCATACGCTGGTCGTGCGCACCACGATCGATACCGGCCTGCAGCAGGCGGCCGACGAGGCCGTCGCCTCGTCGCTGCGCGAATATGGCGAGAGCTACAATGTCCGCCAGGGCGCGCTGGTGATGCTGGAAAGCGGCGGTGCCGTGCGCGCCATGGTCGGCGGGCGCGACTACGGCGAAAGCCAGTTCAACAGGGCGACGCGGGCGCTGCGCCAGCCGGGTTCGTCGTTCAAGATCTACACCTATGCGCTGGCGATGGAGAACGGCTATACGCCCTCGACCATGGTCACCGACGGGCCGATCTCCTGGGGCAACTGGAGCCCGCACAATTACGGTAACAGCTATGCCGGCCGCATCACCATCGAGACGGCGCTGGCGAAATCGATCAACACCATCCCCGTGCGGCTGGCCAAGGAAAAGCTCGGCATCGACGCGATCATGCAGACGGCAAAGGCGATGGGCGTGGAAACGCCTCTGCGCAAGGACGTGACCATTCCGCTCGGCACGACGGAAGTCACCGTGATGGACCAGGCAACGGCCTATGCCGTGCTGCCGGCCGGCGGCTACCAGTCGCGCCGGCACGGGATCGCGCAGATCATGAACTACCAGGGCGACGTGCTCTATGATTTCGACCGTGACGAAAAACCGGCCGACCGCATCCTGACGGCGCAGGCCGCCGCCTACATGAACCAGATGATGACCAAGATCCCCTATATCGGCACGGCTAGGCGCGCAGCGCTCGATCACGGCATCGTCACGGCCGGCAAGACCGGCACGACCCAGGCTTACCGCGATGCCTGGTTCGTCGGCTATACCGGCAACTACACGGGCGCCGTCTGGTTCGGCAACGACGACTATACCTCGACCAACAACATGACCGGCGGTTCGCTGCCGGCGATGACCTTCAAGAAGCTGATGGATTATGCCCACCAGGGCATCGACCTGAAGCCGATCCCCGGCATCGAAAATCCCCTGCCAGGCCCGGATGCGGCAAAGGCCGTGGCAGACGCCAAGCCGGCCGACGACCCGGCCGCCCTGCCGCCGATGGTGCGGCCCCGCTCGCTGTCGTCGCAATCGACCCGGCTTATTCGCGATATTGCCGCGAAACTGCGGCTGGCAGCGCCGCTCGGGCCATCGGCGAATGCGCTGCGCGGCAGCGTCGACCCGCAGCAGACCGCGACGGCAGGCGCGACGACGAACTGA
- a CDS encoding YcgN family cysteine cluster protein — protein sequence MTQTPYWKTKSLVEMSLSEWEALCDGCGLCCLNKLEDWDTGEVVFTSVACTLLDGNSCQCKDYPNRQKIVPDCIQLTPDQVDTIAWLPPTCGYRLVHEGRDLYWWHPLVSGDPDTVHQAGISARGRTISEDEVDVEDFEDFVVDWPLTVGERAE from the coding sequence ATGACACAGACCCCTTACTGGAAGACCAAGAGCCTTGTCGAAATGAGCCTTTCCGAATGGGAAGCCTTGTGCGACGGCTGCGGTCTCTGTTGTCTCAACAAGCTGGAGGACTGGGACACCGGCGAGGTCGTCTTCACCTCGGTCGCCTGCACTTTGCTCGACGGCAACAGCTGCCAGTGCAAGGACTATCCGAACCGCCAGAAGATCGTGCCCGACTGCATCCAGCTCACCCCTGACCAGGTCGACACCATCGCCTGGCTGCCGCCGACCTGTGGCTACCGCCTCGTGCATGAGGGCCGCGACCTCTACTGGTGGCACCCGCTGGTCTCCGGCGATCCCGATACAGTGCACCAGGCCGGCATTTCCGCCCGCGGCCGCACGATCTCGGAGGACGAGGTCGATGTCGAGGATTTCGAGGATTTCGTCGTCGACTGGCCGCTGACCGTCGGGGAGAGGGCGGAGTAA
- a CDS encoding RidA family protein — protein sequence MSKRDPVFPANRHALYEAHGYSAAIRSGDFLFVSGQVGSLEDGTAEPDFRKQVEQAFANLEAVLKAAGCGFDDIIDVQTFHTDPQTQFETIMAVKNRVFPEAPYPNWTAVGVTWLAGFDFEIKVVARIPAKD from the coding sequence ATGAGCAAACGCGACCCAGTTTTCCCGGCGAACCGGCACGCACTCTATGAAGCCCACGGCTATTCGGCCGCCATTCGCTCGGGCGACTTCCTGTTCGTCTCCGGCCAGGTCGGCAGTCTTGAGGATGGCACCGCAGAACCGGATTTCCGCAAACAGGTCGAGCAGGCCTTTGCCAATCTCGAGGCCGTGCTGAAGGCCGCCGGCTGCGGCTTCGACGACATCATCGATGTGCAGACGTTCCACACCGATCCGCAGACACAGTTCGAGACAATCATGGCGGTGAAAAACCGCGTCTTTCCCGAGGCGCCCTATCCGAACTGGACCGCCGTCGGCGTTACCTGGCTTGCCGGCTTTGACTTCGAGATCAAGGTCGTCGCGCGCATTCCGGCGAAAGACTGA
- a CDS encoding TetR/AcrR family transcriptional regulator: MAAKRHEKMEENRARLIAAARRAFAAKGYAAASMDELTAEVGLTRGALYHNFGDKRGLLAAVVHQIDSQMAAHAKAVGAAHADGWQALLAEGVAYIEMALDPEIQRIVLLDGPAVLGDPSRWPSQDSCLVATRQAITDLLAQGVLKPVDAEAAARLVSGAALNAALWIAASERPRDVLPKAIEAFRALASGLLKEA; this comes from the coding sequence ATGGCTGCCAAGCGTCATGAAAAGATGGAGGAAAATCGTGCCCGGCTGATCGCGGCCGCGCGCCGGGCCTTTGCGGCCAAGGGTTATGCAGCGGCGTCCATGGATGAATTGACCGCCGAGGTCGGCCTGACGCGCGGCGCGCTCTACCACAATTTCGGCGACAAGCGTGGCCTGCTGGCCGCCGTTGTCCACCAGATCGACAGCCAGATGGCGGCGCATGCGAAGGCAGTCGGCGCAGCGCATGCAGACGGCTGGCAAGCGCTTCTGGCCGAGGGGGTCGCCTATATCGAGATGGCGCTGGACCCGGAGATACAACGCATTGTCCTGCTCGACGGCCCCGCCGTCCTCGGCGACCCTTCGCGGTGGCCGAGCCAGGACAGCTGCCTCGTTGCAACCCGGCAGGCCATCACGGACCTGCTGGCGCAAGGTGTCCTGAAGCCGGTGGATGCCGAGGCCGCGGCGCGGCTGGTCAGCGGTGCTGCCCTCAACGCCGCACTGTGGATCGCCGCCAGCGAGCGCCCGCGCGACGTCCTGCCCAAGGCCATCGAGGCGTTTCGCGCCCTGGCATCCGGCTTGTTGAAGGAGGCGTGA
- a CDS encoding TetR/AcrR family transcriptional regulator codes for MARMVAERADVIAPLAEVFREHGYEGASLALIGKATGLGKGSLYHFFPNGKEEMVRAVLDEIGQWFEDAVYSPLRNEGDVNGAIRAMLASTDQYFRSGRRVCLVGALAVANTRDLFAQAIRGYFVAWVDALQSALVRQGREADQSRILAEEAVLAIQGAIVLSRAMDDPAVFQRAIDQLRIRLVIENDTSDNKGTTDVSPQN; via the coding sequence ATGGCTCGCATGGTCGCTGAAAGAGCCGACGTCATAGCCCCGTTGGCTGAAGTTTTCCGCGAACATGGCTATGAAGGCGCAAGCCTTGCCTTGATCGGCAAGGCGACCGGTCTCGGCAAGGGCAGCCTCTACCATTTCTTCCCGAACGGAAAGGAAGAGATGGTGCGGGCTGTTCTCGACGAAATCGGCCAATGGTTCGAGGATGCCGTATATTCCCCGTTGCGCAACGAGGGCGATGTCAATGGCGCCATCCGTGCCATGCTTGCCTCGACGGACCAGTATTTCAGGTCCGGCAGGCGCGTATGCCTCGTCGGTGCCTTGGCAGTGGCCAATACACGTGACCTCTTCGCGCAAGCCATCCGAGGCTATTTCGTCGCCTGGGTCGACGCTTTGCAGTCAGCCCTTGTTCGGCAGGGCCGTGAAGCCGATCAATCGCGCATCCTCGCGGAAGAGGCCGTTCTTGCTATTCAAGGGGCAATTGTTCTTTCCCGGGCAATGGACGATCCTGCCGTTTTTCAACGGGCTATCGACCAACTACGGATACGATTGGTGATCGAGAACGACACCTCTGACAACAAAGGCACAACCGACGTTTCACCGCAAAATTAA
- a CDS encoding nuclear transport factor 2 family protein → MSRPPLPPFTRESAIEKVRLAEDGWNTRDAAKVALAYTLDTRWRNRVEFASNREEAQAFLTRKWNKEHEYRLIKELWAFTGNRIAVRYAYEYRDDGGRWYRAYGNENWEFAEDGLMAHRHASINEMPIAESDRLFHWPLGRRPDDHASLSDLGL, encoded by the coding sequence ATGTCACGTCCCCCACTCCCCCCGTTCACCCGCGAAAGCGCCATCGAAAAGGTCCGGTTGGCCGAAGACGGCTGGAACACGAGAGACGCAGCGAAAGTTGCCCTGGCCTACACGCTCGACACCCGCTGGCGGAACCGCGTCGAGTTCGCGAGCAATCGCGAAGAAGCTCAGGCATTTCTGACACGTAAGTGGAACAAGGAGCACGAATACCGCCTGATAAAGGAGCTTTGGGCTTTCACCGGCAACCGCATCGCGGTACGTTACGCGTATGAATATCGCGACGATGGCGGCCGCTGGTATCGCGCCTATGGTAACGAGAACTGGGAATTCGCGGAGGACGGTCTGATGGCGCACAGGCACGCGAGCATCAATGAAATGCCGATTGCTGAAAGCGATCGTTTGTTCCACTGGCCTCTTGGCCGCCGGCCGGATGATCACGCCAGCCTCAGCGATCTGGGCCTCTGA
- a CDS encoding heavy metal translocating P-type ATPase: MNVQSRTFFDVPPLQVPVEGMTCASCVRRVEKAAAGVEGVAASAVNFATETLSVTPGPGFSAAALMRAIADAGYEARAEKLVLEVEDMTCASCVSRVEKALLSVPAVETASVNLATGEAIVTVLGGALALADMQAAVDKAGYRLRPVVPQATGRPAVNASDPAGGRDGTRHGPMADAGVGGQPDDSREARRAREIAALTRDMWIALVLSLPLFVMEMGSHLYPPLHHMLMQVFPGNTLYYLQFVLATLVLFGPGRRFFAKGVPALIRLAPDMNALVAIGTGAAYLYSLVTTFAPGLLPAEARHVYYEAATVIVTLILLGRLLEARAKGRTGAAIRKLAGLQAKTARVERDGRTVDLDIAEVVVGDTVLVRPGERIPVDGTVIDGTSAVDEAMISGEPIPVEKGPGATMIGGTVNGSGSLRFTATGVGADMMLSRIIRMVAEAQGAKLPIQKLVDQVTAWFVPAVIAVAIATFFVWLAVGPEPAYTYGLIAAVAVLIIACPCAMGLATPTSIMVGTGRAAELGVLFRKGEALQTLAGIDTVVMDKTGTITRGRPELTGIVVAEGFDEAEVLGLVASLEARSEHPLADAIVRAAEGRGLGLLPVEAMQAVPGFGLSGTVAGRKVSAGADRYMVKLGLDVTPFSTRIAELADQGASPLYVAIDGRLSAALAVADPLKETSAAAIAALKGLGLKVMMVTGDNGRTTRAIAKKAGIDDFVAEVLPEGKVSVIRDLQARGAKLAFVGDGINDAPALATADAGIAIGTGTDVAIESADVVLVGGDLAGALHAIELSRKVMRNIGENLFWAFGYNVLLIPVAAGALYPAFGWMLSPMIGAGAMGLSSVFVLSNALRLKRARVTDVVADAVVGPSPSSAKSST, from the coding sequence ATGAATGTGCAATCCAGAACGTTTTTCGATGTTCCGCCGCTGCAGGTCCCGGTCGAGGGCATGACCTGCGCGTCCTGCGTGCGCCGTGTCGAGAAGGCGGCGGCTGGCGTTGAGGGCGTCGCGGCGAGTGCGGTGAATTTCGCCACCGAGACGCTGAGCGTCACGCCGGGGCCGGGCTTTTCGGCGGCGGCGCTGATGCGGGCGATCGCCGATGCCGGCTATGAGGCGCGGGCGGAAAAGCTGGTGCTCGAGGTCGAGGACATGACCTGCGCCTCCTGCGTCAGCCGGGTGGAAAAGGCGCTTCTGTCGGTGCCGGCGGTGGAGACGGCCTCGGTCAATCTGGCGACCGGCGAGGCGATCGTCACCGTGCTGGGCGGCGCGCTGGCGCTTGCCGACATGCAGGCGGCCGTCGACAAGGCCGGTTACCGGCTGCGGCCGGTTGTGCCGCAGGCAACAGGCCGGCCGGCGGTAAATGCCTCGGACCCTGCCGGCGGCAGGGATGGCACGCGCCACGGGCCGATGGCAGATGCGGGCGTAGGCGGACAGCCCGACGACAGCCGCGAGGCGCGCCGCGCCCGTGAGATCGCCGCGTTGACGCGTGACATGTGGATCGCGCTTGTCCTGTCGCTGCCGCTCTTCGTCATGGAAATGGGCAGTCATCTCTATCCGCCGCTGCATCACATGCTGATGCAGGTATTCCCGGGTAACACGTTGTATTATCTGCAATTCGTGCTGGCGACGCTGGTGCTTTTCGGCCCCGGCCGGCGCTTTTTCGCCAAGGGCGTGCCGGCCCTCATCCGGCTGGCGCCCGACATGAACGCGCTGGTCGCGATCGGCACCGGTGCCGCCTATCTGTATTCGCTGGTGACGACGTTTGCGCCCGGCCTGCTGCCGGCCGAAGCCCGGCATGTCTATTATGAAGCCGCCACCGTCATCGTCACGCTGATCCTGCTTGGCCGCCTGCTCGAGGCCCGCGCCAAGGGCCGCACCGGCGCGGCGATCCGCAAGCTGGCCGGTCTGCAGGCAAAAACCGCGAGGGTCGAGCGCGACGGCCGCACCGTCGATCTCGACATTGCCGAAGTCGTGGTCGGCGATACGGTGTTGGTCCGGCCGGGCGAACGCATTCCGGTCGACGGAACGGTGATCGACGGCACGAGCGCGGTCGACGAGGCGATGATTTCGGGCGAGCCGATCCCGGTCGAGAAGGGGCCGGGGGCCACCATGATCGGCGGCACCGTCAACGGGTCCGGCAGCCTCAGGTTCACCGCGACCGGCGTCGGCGCCGACATGATGCTATCGCGCATCATCCGCATGGTCGCGGAGGCGCAAGGGGCCAAGCTGCCGATCCAGAAGCTGGTCGACCAGGTGACGGCCTGGTTCGTGCCGGCGGTCATCGCCGTGGCGATCGCCACCTTCTTCGTCTGGCTGGCCGTCGGGCCGGAGCCCGCCTATACTTACGGATTGATCGCCGCCGTCGCCGTGCTGATCATCGCCTGCCCCTGCGCCATGGGTCTGGCCACCCCGACCTCGATCATGGTCGGTACCGGCAGGGCGGCCGAACTCGGCGTGCTGTTCAGGAAGGGCGAGGCGCTGCAGACCCTGGCCGGCATCGACACCGTGGTCATGGACAAGACCGGCACCATCACCCGCGGCCGGCCGGAACTGACCGGGATCGTGGTGGCCGAGGGTTTTGACGAGGCGGAGGTGCTTGGCCTCGTTGCGAGCCTGGAGGCGCGCTCCGAACATCCGCTCGCCGACGCGATCGTCAGGGCGGCGGAAGGGCGCGGGCTTGGCCTATTGCCGGTCGAGGCCATGCAGGCCGTGCCTGGCTTTGGTCTTTCCGGAACAGTGGCCGGTCGCAAGGTTTCGGCCGGCGCGGATCGCTACATGGTGAAGCTCGGGCTCGATGTGACACCATTCTCGACACGTATTGCCGAACTGGCCGATCAGGGCGCAAGTCCGCTCTATGTCGCGATCGATGGCAGGCTTTCGGCGGCTTTGGCGGTGGCCGATCCGCTGAAGGAGACCAGCGCTGCTGCGATCGCCGCCCTGAAGGGGCTTGGCCTGAAGGTGATGATGGTGACGGGCGACAACGGCCGCACCACAAGGGCGATTGCTAAAAAGGCCGGCATCGACGACTTTGTCGCCGAGGTTCTGCCGGAAGGAAAGGTCAGCGTAATCAGGGACCTGCAGGCACGTGGCGCAAAACTCGCCTTTGTCGGCGACGGCATCAATGACGCGCCGGCGCTGGCCACTGCCGATGCCGGCATCGCGATCGGCACCGGCACCGATGTGGCGATCGAAAGTGCCGATGTGGTTCTGGTCGGTGGCGATCTCGCCGGCGCCCTGCATGCGATCGAACTTTCGAGAAAGGTCATGCGCAATATCGGCGAGAACCTGTTCTGGGCCTTCGGCTACAATGTGCTTTTGATCCCGGTTGCCGCCGGCGCGCTCTATCCGGCCTTCGGCTGGATGCTCTCGCCGATGATCGGCGCCGGCGCCATGGGCCTGTCGAGCGTGTTTGTGCTGTCGAATGCGCTGCGGTTGAAGCGGGCGAGGGTGACGGATGTTGTGGCTGATGCCGTCGTCGGGCCGTCCCCCTCATCTGCGAAATCTAGCACTTAG
- the cueR gene encoding Cu(I)-responsive transcriptional regulator has translation MNIGEASAASGVSAKMIRYYEEIGLIEPAGRTAANYRVYDEDVVNRLRFVRRARNLGFSLEETERLLKLWADKERASSEVKALAVSHIADLEVKIAEMQSMVDTLTHLADSCHGDTRPHCPILADLAGRPVRQKAGGEVVKNP, from the coding sequence ATGAATATCGGTGAAGCCTCGGCGGCCTCCGGCGTGTCGGCCAAGATGATCCGCTACTACGAGGAAATCGGGCTGATCGAGCCGGCCGGGCGCACGGCCGCCAATTACCGGGTTTATGATGAGGACGTGGTCAACCGGCTGCGCTTCGTCCGGCGGGCCCGCAATCTCGGCTTCTCGCTGGAGGAGACCGAGCGGCTGCTGAAGCTCTGGGCCGACAAGGAGCGGGCCAGCAGCGAGGTCAAGGCGCTGGCGGTCAGCCATATCGCCGACCTTGAGGTCAAGATCGCCGAGATGCAGTCGATGGTCGACACGCTGACGCATCTGGCCGACAGCTGCCATGGCGACACGCGGCCGCATTGCCCGATCCTCGCCGACCTTGCCGGTCGTCCGGTGCGGCAAAAGGCCGGGGGCGAAGTGGTGAAAAACCCTTGA
- a CDS encoding heavy-metal-associated domain-containing protein, which yields MRAEFSVEDMTCGHCEKAVTKALADSLPGAAVHIDLTAHTVSIEGDTGVAGKAEAAIREAGYTPVRL from the coding sequence ATGCGTGCAGAATTTTCGGTCGAGGACATGACCTGCGGCCATTGCGAGAAGGCCGTGACGAAGGCGCTGGCCGACTCGCTGCCGGGGGCGGCCGTGCACATCGATCTGACAGCCCATACCGTCAGCATCGAGGGCGACACCGGCGTTGCCGGCAAGGCCGAAGCCGCGATCCGCGAGGCGGGATACACGCCCGTCAGGCTCTGA